One region of Mesorhizobium japonicum MAFF 303099 genomic DNA includes:
- a CDS encoding class I SAM-dependent DNA methyltransferase, with amino-acid sequence MKSIGKPRTEVVVMGGSHGDVLTERSFEGSAYSDYRSSHQKPGYGTDYAETFRSGYYAALWSRIERPLVEGILSPLGGPGRSCLDFACGTGRVAAVAGPLFGEVVGVDVSRSMLACARVPGNVKLVEADLTVAPLSRRFDVVTAFRFFLNAEDTLKRDALSAIHEHLNDGGLLVSNVHMNATSPMGLACRFLNRFQGRVVRSTLSIHAYRQMLVSNGFVVESVIGYGFLPRPGWLLPRLCETLVGPVETICRRAGVPGRFAQNFLVVARKQ; translated from the coding sequence GTGAAATCTATTGGCAAGCCCAGAACGGAGGTTGTTGTGATGGGCGGTTCTCATGGTGATGTGTTGACCGAGCGGTCATTCGAGGGGAGCGCTTATAGCGATTACCGATCGAGCCATCAAAAGCCAGGCTACGGCACCGATTACGCCGAAACCTTCCGTTCCGGCTACTATGCTGCCTTGTGGTCGCGGATCGAACGCCCCCTGGTGGAAGGCATTCTCAGCCCTCTTGGCGGGCCGGGTCGCAGCTGCCTCGACTTCGCGTGCGGCACGGGCCGCGTCGCAGCTGTTGCAGGCCCATTGTTCGGTGAGGTCGTTGGCGTCGACGTGTCTCGATCCATGCTTGCTTGCGCGCGGGTTCCGGGCAACGTCAAGCTGGTGGAAGCCGATCTGACGGTTGCCCCCCTTTCCAGAAGATTCGACGTGGTTACAGCTTTTCGATTCTTCTTGAACGCTGAAGACACTCTTAAGCGGGACGCACTGTCGGCCATTCATGAGCATTTGAACGACGGTGGGTTGCTGGTTTCGAACGTCCACATGAACGCAACCTCGCCGATGGGGCTGGCCTGCCGCTTTCTCAACCGATTTCAGGGGCGCGTGGTTCGCAGTACGTTGAGCATCCACGCATATCGCCAGATGCTCGTCTCCAACGGGTTTGTCGTCGAAAGTGTCATCGGCTATGGGTTTTTGCCGCGACCCGGGTGGCTGCTACCAAGGCTCTGCGAAACGCTGGTCGGGCCTGTTGAGACGATATGCAGGAGAGCTGGCGTCCCAGGACGCTTTGCTCAGAATTTCTTAGTGGTTGCCAGAAAACAATAG
- a CDS encoding lipopolysaccharide biosynthesis protein, which produces MIAKVMAGATPSPIRTIIRVAGGVSAMAIIGQFTLVAAIPLLARLYSPADFGIFTIYLSIVNILGSIAALRFESSIYVVENKVRGQVAFKLVLLAVFVTSVTTLAAGYLLLRVAPGRLSHLVWLVPIGMAGAAIAEAMSCWSLRFGYVRDFAIGRVIQPATMAFLQLIFGVAQLGGEAMAYAHILSQAVLILVIGTRILSWEDASGIVRAPWLTVVAAARREYKFPLFDLPAALAGFTIINLPAILIGSLFGASFAGFFGVAARFVTAPIALIANPLGNVFVAIANEGRNDRSLLGTARGLLILAAGVIALPILGLGLAAPYFVVPLLGEPWMVAGQIMSALACMGAAQALATPLQMVPTILRRQEVRLLVEVARTLLMFGPLAVGVHAGWQPLHVIYLMAAGGAVGFALSAAASLLLLTRDAQSDGVCTTTELVE; this is translated from the coding sequence ATGATCGCGAAAGTAATGGCCGGCGCAACGCCAAGCCCGATCCGCACCATTATTCGCGTTGCGGGGGGCGTCTCGGCCATGGCGATCATTGGCCAGTTCACTCTGGTCGCTGCCATCCCTCTGCTGGCTCGACTTTATTCGCCAGCCGATTTCGGTATTTTCACAATCTATCTGTCGATCGTAAATATCCTCGGCTCCATCGCGGCGCTTCGTTTCGAATCCTCGATCTACGTCGTTGAGAACAAGGTTCGAGGGCAGGTGGCGTTCAAACTCGTTCTCTTGGCTGTCTTCGTCACGTCGGTTACGACCTTGGCGGCTGGATATCTGCTGTTGCGCGTCGCGCCGGGGCGGCTCAGCCATCTTGTCTGGCTCGTTCCAATCGGGATGGCCGGCGCGGCCATCGCCGAAGCCATGAGCTGCTGGAGCCTGCGCTTTGGTTACGTACGCGACTTCGCCATTGGACGCGTGATCCAACCGGCGACCATGGCATTTCTGCAATTGATCTTTGGCGTCGCCCAACTCGGAGGTGAGGCGATGGCCTATGCACATATCCTCAGCCAGGCAGTGCTCATATTAGTAATCGGCACCCGCATCCTGAGTTGGGAGGATGCGTCTGGCATCGTCCGAGCCCCGTGGCTGACCGTAGTCGCTGCGGCCAGACGAGAATACAAGTTTCCTTTGTTCGACCTTCCCGCAGCCCTCGCGGGCTTCACAATCATCAACCTTCCCGCAATTCTCATTGGATCGCTGTTTGGTGCCAGTTTCGCGGGATTTTTCGGAGTCGCCGCGCGCTTCGTGACCGCGCCAATCGCGTTGATCGCAAATCCCCTCGGCAATGTTTTTGTTGCTATAGCGAATGAAGGGCGTAACGACCGGAGTCTGCTCGGCACCGCCCGCGGCCTGCTGATTCTCGCGGCCGGCGTGATTGCCCTACCAATATTGGGGCTTGGCCTTGCCGCCCCTTATTTTGTCGTTCCACTTTTGGGCGAGCCTTGGATGGTCGCGGGACAGATTATGAGCGCTCTCGCGTGCATGGGGGCGGCGCAGGCACTGGCGACACCGCTTCAAATGGTCCCGACCATCCTGCGGCGACAGGAGGTGCGGCTTCTGGTTGAGGTGGCCCGGACGTTGCTTATGTTTGGACCGCTCGCGGTCGGTGTTCACGCCGGCTGGCAACCGTTGCACGTGATTTATCTGATGGCAGCCGGCGGTGCGGTCGGATTTGCTTTGAGCGCGGCCGCCTCTCTCCTTCTCTTAACTCGCGACGCGCAATCGGATGGAGTGTGCACAACAACAGAGCTGGTTGAATGA
- a CDS encoding DUF768 domain-containing protein: MSTRGINFLHEWMSKNVPETAGADIISVADLTQKLFADAKAAGIGSTEIEEDTGSAYEAILDAIVCQAPRVGGMT, encoded by the coding sequence ATGAGCACGCGCGGCATAAACTTCCTCCACGAGTGGATGTCAAAAAACGTCCCCGAGACGGCCGGCGCCGATATCATCTCGGTTGCCGATTTGACGCAAAAGCTATTCGCGGACGCCAAGGCAGCAGGCATCGGCAGCACCGAGATCGAGGAAGATACCGGCAGCGCCTATGAGGCGATCCTCGACGCGATCGTTTGTCAGGCCCCTCGGGTTGGCGGGATGACATGA
- a CDS encoding glycosyltransferase family 2 protein, with translation MRENSTKPPQPHISEPADVAESRFISVAIPTFRRPDTIRRAIDSVLHQDFSNWELIVSDDEGPDGQTWAMLTDYARADPRIRIVENRRGRGQVENTNNVMLACRGSWIKLLHDDDWLAPKALGTFAQVAQQYPSAAFITCATNRVEDDRVKLRSARPGKKHVTVCSSQQTLKDLYLVRTTRSFGIIPSSLLVNSIVVQNGCLMRTYKSITAGVDQLFFIDLARHGDMVMIEDGLIFYDATNHSSVTASTTFDDVDRETIDLKHLTWSLIEDKHELPDPETIAGALQVARLRSRFRHQPWGSTIRHALQIFHPSVTKAVNQDIFARVQAVLRRRLRRTNW, from the coding sequence ATGAGGGAGAACAGCACGAAGCCACCGCAGCCGCACATATCCGAACCCGCCGATGTTGCGGAAAGCCGTTTCATTTCGGTAGCCATTCCGACTTTCCGTCGGCCGGACACAATTCGTCGGGCCATCGATAGCGTCTTGCATCAGGACTTTTCGAACTGGGAGCTGATCGTCAGCGACGATGAGGGGCCAGACGGACAGACATGGGCCATGTTGACTGACTACGCGCGGGCAGACCCTCGCATCCGCATTGTCGAAAACCGTCGGGGTCGGGGACAAGTGGAAAATACCAATAACGTCATGCTGGCCTGCCGTGGAAGCTGGATCAAGTTGTTGCATGACGACGATTGGCTGGCGCCAAAAGCGCTGGGGACATTTGCACAGGTGGCTCAACAGTATCCCTCTGCAGCATTCATAACCTGCGCCACAAATAGAGTCGAAGATGACCGAGTAAAACTCCGTTCGGCTCGTCCCGGTAAGAAGCACGTCACAGTCTGTTCGAGTCAGCAAACCTTGAAGGATCTTTATTTGGTCCGCACGACGCGCTCATTTGGGATTATCCCATCATCGTTGTTGGTCAACAGCATCGTTGTTCAAAACGGCTGCCTTATGCGGACATACAAGTCTATCACAGCCGGGGTAGATCAACTATTCTTCATCGATCTTGCCCGCCACGGAGACATGGTTATGATTGAAGATGGCTTAATCTTCTACGATGCGACGAACCATTCGAGCGTCACTGCTTCTACAACCTTTGATGACGTTGACCGGGAAACCATTGATCTCAAGCATCTGACTTGGAGCCTGATTGAGGATAAGCACGAGCTTCCGGATCCGGAGACGATAGCGGGCGCCCTGCAGGTTGCTCGTCTGCGGAGTCGATTCCGCCACCAGCCTTGGGGCTCGACGATCCGCCACGCATTGCAAATTTTTCATCCATCGGTCACGAAAGCGGTGAACCAAGACATCTTTGCCCGCGTCCAGGCAGTCTTACGACGTCGGCTTCGACGGACAAATTGGTGA